A single Alteribacter lacisalsi DNA region contains:
- a CDS encoding C40 family peptidase has product MKKVVVSAALAGSVLLAPQVADAALGDQTLREGMRHGDVQELQDKLKAEGYFSRSTTSTGYFGTITRAAVRDFQRDAGIGVDGIAGPQTFRAMGVSSNGTSSSNVSTGSGNWISFNGTLRSGARGGSVASLQDALNTLGYGAGTTGVFGPKTESAVRSFQRDAGIGVDGIAGPQTYRALNGESVVKSSSSGSSNNSGTSSSSSAGSSSSSVDSLISTARSVQGSPYSWGGTTPAGFDCSGFVNYVFSQNGQTLPRSTSQLWNARTPVSNPVRGDLVFFETRTGPSHVGIYLGNGQFIHSGASTGVAVASMSNSYWGPRYLGAGRF; this is encoded by the coding sequence ATGAAAAAGGTTGTAGTGAGTGCGGCATTAGCCGGTAGTGTTTTGCTTGCTCCGCAAGTGGCGGACGCAGCTCTTGGAGATCAGACACTTCGGGAGGGTATGAGACACGGGGACGTGCAGGAGCTTCAGGATAAGCTTAAAGCTGAGGGTTACTTCTCACGCAGCACAACGTCTACCGGTTACTTCGGAACGATTACACGCGCAGCTGTCCGCGATTTCCAGCGTGACGCAGGGATTGGCGTGGACGGTATTGCCGGTCCGCAGACGTTCCGCGCAATGGGTGTAAGCTCGAATGGCACTTCCAGTTCAAACGTGTCAACTGGCTCAGGTAACTGGATCTCGTTTAACGGAACTCTTCGTTCCGGTGCCCGGGGAGGCAGCGTTGCCTCACTACAGGACGCCCTGAACACACTCGGCTACGGCGCGGGTACAACAGGTGTCTTTGGTCCAAAAACAGAGTCTGCTGTACGCAGCTTCCAGCGTGACGCAGGGATTGGCGTGGACGGTATTGCCGGTCCGCAGACTTATCGAGCCCTTAACGGCGAATCTGTAGTAAAATCAAGTTCTTCCGGCAGCTCAAATAACAGCGGGACAAGCTCGTCTTCAAGCGCAGGCAGCAGCTCGTCTTCTGTAGACAGCCTGATCTCAACTGCGCGCAGCGTTCAGGGATCTCCTTACAGCTGGGGCGGCACTACGCCTGCCGGTTTTGATTGCAGCGGGTTCGTAAATTATGTATTCAGCCAGAACGGACAGACCCTGCCACGTTCTACTTCACAGCTGTGGAACGCCCGTACTCCGGTTTCCAATCCAGTACGCGGTGACCTGGTGTTCTTTGAAACAAGAACCGGTCCTTCCCACGTGGGGATCTACCTTGGCAACGGTCAGTTCATTCACTCAGGTGCTTCCACAGGCGTAGCTGTAGCAAGCATGAGCAACAGCTACTGGGGTCCTCGCTATCTGGGTGCAGGGCGCTTCTAG
- a CDS encoding DNA-directed RNA polymerase subunit beta: MSMSDKQTDDMQPMTREEIRKRKLEDQEQEKARQNQEKKPKSKRGRVRLIPIWFRLILVVFLVGLSILLGAMVGYGIVGDGHPMDVFQRDTWNQIYELIYYGVN; the protein is encoded by the coding sequence ATGAGCATGAGCGATAAACAGACCGATGACATGCAGCCTATGACTAGGGAAGAGATCCGTAAGCGCAAGCTGGAAGATCAGGAGCAGGAAAAAGCTCGCCAAAATCAGGAAAAGAAGCCGAAGAGCAAACGCGGCCGAGTCCGTCTTATTCCAATCTGGTTCCGTCTCATTCTGGTTGTTTTCCTTGTTGGGCTCAGCATTCTCCTCGGCGCCATGGTCGGCTACGGCATAGTAGGCGACGGCCATCCAATGGATGTTTTCCAGCGCGACACGTGGAACCAGATTTACGAACTGATTTATTATGGAGTCAACTAA
- a CDS encoding C40 family peptidase — MALLSPRKTVMTASLAVAGVVFASPSGAEASFGERTLSYGMSNNDVKVLQEKLKEEGFFNFHTATGYFGEITKQAVKDFQSANNLKVDGIAGPQTFGALTNGSGSGGSAAPAPVKIPDSSLLREGSSGNAVTLLQEKLKELGYFTASVNGRYRSDTVEAVRTYQRTNQLQVDGIAGPQTIGHLNSGNGKPYSPEKPPANSGSGSTQLPTNTVLRLNDQGSGVEALQTHLKDHGFYSHSVTGTYGPITRDAVRSFQRAANITVDGIVGPQTFNALKNWTGSGSGDSGSGSGSGGSGGNAGTLMVGSEGPAVTELQNELRTLGLFHVQPTGYYGSITKQSVKTFQQQWNMTADGIATKATIQKISQAADVHREDAGSGGSGGSGGFQVMNLIADASTFIGTPYVWGGASPSGFDCSGFMQYVFNINGKTIPRTAAQQYNFGKSVSSPSVGDVVFFETYTTGPSHNGIYIGNNQFIHAGSSTGVTIANMNTTYWSTRYLGAKRLH; from the coding sequence ATGGCATTGCTGTCGCCAAGAAAAACGGTCATGACTGCTTCACTTGCTGTTGCCGGAGTAGTATTTGCATCTCCGTCAGGCGCCGAAGCATCATTCGGAGAAAGAACGCTGAGCTACGGAATGAGCAACAATGATGTTAAAGTGCTTCAGGAAAAACTGAAAGAAGAAGGCTTTTTTAATTTTCACACGGCAACAGGCTATTTCGGCGAAATTACAAAACAAGCTGTGAAAGACTTTCAGAGTGCAAACAATCTGAAAGTAGACGGTATCGCCGGTCCACAGACGTTTGGAGCTCTTACAAACGGCAGTGGAAGCGGGGGATCTGCAGCTCCTGCACCGGTAAAAATACCGGACTCAAGCCTATTACGGGAAGGATCATCAGGGAATGCCGTAACCCTGCTGCAGGAAAAGCTGAAGGAACTGGGCTACTTTACAGCCTCGGTCAACGGGCGGTACCGATCAGATACAGTTGAAGCGGTTCGTACATATCAGCGCACTAATCAGTTGCAGGTTGACGGTATTGCCGGTCCCCAGACAATCGGTCATCTGAACAGCGGAAATGGCAAACCGTACAGTCCTGAAAAACCTCCGGCCAACTCAGGTTCCGGCAGCACACAGCTTCCAACGAACACGGTGCTTCGTCTGAACGATCAGGGAAGCGGAGTGGAAGCGCTGCAGACTCACTTGAAAGACCACGGCTTTTATTCCCATTCGGTTACAGGTACATACGGGCCCATCACCCGTGATGCGGTTCGAAGCTTTCAGCGGGCAGCAAACATAACGGTTGACGGTATCGTCGGTCCCCAGACATTCAATGCACTGAAAAACTGGACAGGTTCCGGCTCCGGAGACAGCGGCAGTGGTTCAGGCAGCGGCGGATCGGGAGGCAATGCAGGTACGCTCATGGTCGGCTCGGAAGGACCGGCCGTAACGGAGCTTCAAAACGAGCTTAGAACTCTCGGCCTGTTTCATGTGCAGCCAACCGGTTATTACGGCTCCATCACAAAGCAGTCGGTCAAAACGTTCCAGCAGCAGTGGAATATGACTGCAGACGGGATTGCTACAAAAGCAACCATCCAGAAAATCAGCCAGGCAGCTGATGTCCACCGCGAGGATGCGGGCAGCGGCGGTTCAGGGGGCTCCGGCGGCTTCCAGGTCATGAACCTGATCGCAGACGCTTCCACCTTTATCGGCACGCCATACGTATGGGGCGGTGCATCCCCGTCCGGCTTTGACTGCAGCGGATTTATGCAGTACGTGTTTAATATTAATGGTAAAACCATTCCAAGAACAGCTGCTCAGCAGTATAACTTCGGGAAGTCGGTCAGTTCCCCAAGTGTGGGCGACGTCGTATTTTTTGAAACGTATACGACAGGCCCTTCCCATAACGGCATTTACATTGGAAACAACCAGTTTATCCACGCCGGCTCGTCCACCGGCGTAACGATTGCCAACATGAACACAACATACTGGAGCACACGCTACCTCGGCGCAAAACGCCTCCATTAA
- the pgsB gene encoding poly-gamma-glutamate synthase PgsB, which produces MLLIPLSCVLLFALGILERKRHQRNVESIPTRININGVRGKSTVTRLITGIMMEAGYRTVGKTTGTQARMIYNDREDPIIRDPEGPNIREQLKVMKSVSEDKTEVLVSECMAVNPDYQKVFQNIMLQANIGVIVNVLEDHMDVLGPTIDDVAHSFTATVPYNGYLIVNDGPYQDYFRKIAEERNTEMIVADTSTVTEEYLRKFEYMMFPDNAALPLAVAQAMGIDRETALKGMLNAPPDPGAMRILKTGDPEKPSYFFNGFAANDASSTLNIWKRVKELGFPSEHPIVIMNCRKDRVDRSEQFARDVLPNLDIGTLVVIGDLTSPIERAYQEGMIEADEFINLEGRGTDEIYNALHEKMNRSSVFGVGNIHGAAEPLVERIQKEHNEKHEAETAP; this is translated from the coding sequence ATGCTTTTGATTCCACTCTCCTGCGTGCTGTTGTTTGCTCTTGGCATCCTGGAACGGAAGCGCCACCAGCGGAATGTGGAAAGCATTCCAACCCGGATCAACATCAACGGCGTCAGGGGGAAGTCGACCGTCACCCGTCTGATTACGGGGATTATGATGGAAGCCGGCTACAGAACAGTCGGCAAAACAACTGGTACCCAGGCCCGTATGATTTATAACGACAGGGAAGATCCGATCATCCGCGATCCTGAAGGACCGAATATCCGGGAGCAGCTGAAAGTAATGAAAAGCGTTTCGGAGGATAAGACAGAAGTCCTTGTGAGCGAATGCATGGCGGTTAATCCCGATTATCAGAAAGTATTCCAGAATATTATGCTGCAGGCGAACATCGGTGTCATTGTCAACGTTCTTGAAGACCATATGGACGTGCTCGGCCCGACAATTGATGATGTGGCTCATTCTTTTACGGCGACTGTCCCTTACAACGGCTACCTGATCGTAAACGACGGCCCGTATCAGGATTACTTCCGCAAGATTGCAGAGGAGCGGAACACGGAGATGATTGTCGCCGATACCTCGACTGTAACGGAAGAGTATCTGCGGAAGTTTGAGTACATGATGTTCCCGGATAACGCAGCGCTCCCTCTCGCAGTGGCACAGGCGATGGGCATCGACCGGGAAACAGCGTTAAAAGGAATGCTGAACGCGCCGCCGGATCCGGGTGCCATGCGGATATTAAAAACAGGCGATCCGGAGAAACCGTCCTACTTCTTCAACGGATTTGCCGCAAACGATGCGTCCTCGACTCTGAATATCTGGAAGCGGGTCAAAGAACTAGGATTTCCATCCGAGCACCCGATTGTGATTATGAATTGCAGGAAGGACCGGGTCGACCGCTCCGAACAGTTTGCCCGCGATGTTCTGCCGAATCTGGATATCGGCACGCTCGTCGTGATCGGCGACCTCACCTCCCCAATCGAGCGGGCATACCAGGAGGGGATGATTGAGGCAGATGAGTTTATCAACCTCGAAGGCCGCGGCACAGACGAGATTTACAACGCCCTGCATGAAAAAATGAACCGGTCATCTGTCTTCGGAGTCGGAAACATCCACGGTGCAGCGGAGCCACTTGTGGAACGGATACAAAAAGAGCATAACGAAAAACACGAGGCTGAAACCGCCCCTTAA
- a CDS encoding flagellar hook-basal body protein, with translation MIRGMNTAAAGMIAQQRRQEMLTDNLNNMNTPGYKADQASLRTFPNMLIQATGQGKMGGLTGELAAGVYMQERTSHFAQGDMQETGNSTDLALLQGNVSEGAMLFFTIESQDGDARFTRNGNFTVDGNGFLATSGGHYVLGTDGERIETENDRIRVDGDGSVFSETGDGEALLSQLNVTLITEPEQLVREGGGLLRYEGTEEAAAAEAGTYQIEQGFIERSNVDPSRTMTEMMAALRAFEANQKVLQTYDRSLERTMNDVGRIG, from the coding sequence ATGATTAGAGGAATGAACACTGCCGCAGCGGGGATGATTGCCCAGCAGCGGCGGCAGGAAATGCTGACCGATAACCTGAACAATATGAATACTCCCGGCTACAAAGCAGACCAGGCGTCGCTCCGCACCTTTCCGAACATGCTGATTCAGGCAACGGGACAGGGGAAGATGGGCGGCCTGACTGGTGAACTGGCAGCCGGCGTTTACATGCAGGAACGGACCTCGCACTTTGCCCAGGGCGATATGCAGGAAACCGGCAACAGTACTGATTTGGCCTTGCTTCAAGGTAACGTTTCCGAGGGAGCGATGCTCTTTTTCACCATTGAAAGTCAAGACGGCGACGCACGGTTCACCCGTAACGGGAATTTTACAGTGGACGGCAACGGGTTTTTGGCGACTTCCGGCGGCCATTATGTGCTCGGTACAGACGGGGAGCGGATTGAAACGGAGAACGACCGGATCCGTGTGGATGGGGACGGCAGCGTCTTTTCGGAAACCGGGGACGGGGAAGCGCTTCTTTCCCAGCTTAACGTCACGCTCATAACCGAGCCGGAACAGCTTGTCCGTGAAGGTGGCGGCCTGCTCCGCTATGAGGGAACAGAAGAAGCAGCCGCGGCGGAAGCGGGCACCTACCAGATCGAGCAGGGCTTTATTGAGCGTTCAAACGTAGACCCGTCACGCACAATGACCGAGATGATGGCGGCACTGAGGGCGTTTGAAGCAAACCAGAAGGTTCTTCAGACGTACGACAGGAGCCTGGAGCGTACCATGAACGATGTGGGCCGGATTGGATAA
- a CDS encoding DNA primase: MKKKLMLSVLSGVLTVGVLAACGGDVEEDPGMEDDMDQDTEMEDDFEDDTEDDFEDDFEDDEMDDDMEDDEYDIDDEDDEDM, translated from the coding sequence ATGAAGAAAAAGCTAATGCTTTCAGTATTATCAGGTGTACTAACTGTAGGAGTTCTTGCCGCATGCGGCGGAGACGTTGAAGAAGATCCAGGTATGGAAGACGACATGGATCAGGACACTGAAATGGAAGATGACTTCGAAGACGACACTGAAGACGACTTCGAAGACGACTTCGAAGATGATGAAATGGACGACGACATGGAAGATGACGAGTACGACATCGACGACGAAGACGACGAAGATATGTAA
- the spoIIID gene encoding sporulation transcriptional regulator SpoIIID, translating to MHDYIKERTIKIGRYIVETRKTVRTIAKEFGVSKSTVHKDLTERLPEINQELANEVKEILEYHKSIRHLRGGEATKVKYKKNHSSGKKMAEAKS from the coding sequence GTGCACGATTACATCAAAGAGAGGACAATCAAGATCGGAAGGTACATCGTCGAGACGAGAAAGACAGTGAGAACGATCGCGAAAGAATTCGGCGTTTCCAAAAGTACAGTTCATAAGGATCTGACCGAACGGCTTCCTGAAATTAACCAGGAGCTCGCAAACGAAGTAAAGGAAATCCTCGAGTACCATAAGTCCATCCGGCACCTTCGTGGCGGAGAGGCAACGAAAGTTAAGTACAAGAAAAACCATTCAAGCGGCAAGAAGATGGCAGAAGCGAAAAGCTGA
- the fabZ gene encoding 3-hydroxyacyl-ACP dehydratase FabZ, with protein MLNTEQIKEIIPHRYPFLLVDRILEVDEGQRAVGIKNVTANEEFFNGHFPDYPVMPGVLIVEALAQVGAVAILKKEENRGRLAFFAGIDKCRFKGQVTPGDQLRLEVEMTRLRGSIGKGKATASVEGQTVAEMEMMFALGDKQEQD; from the coding sequence ATGCTTAACACCGAACAGATTAAGGAAATCATCCCTCACCGCTATCCGTTTCTCCTGGTGGACCGCATTCTGGAAGTCGATGAAGGCCAACGGGCAGTCGGCATTAAAAACGTGACGGCAAACGAAGAGTTTTTCAACGGCCATTTTCCGGATTACCCGGTCATGCCCGGCGTGCTTATCGTTGAGGCACTCGCACAGGTTGGCGCAGTGGCGATCCTGAAAAAAGAAGAAAACCGGGGACGTCTCGCTTTCTTCGCCGGTATCGATAAATGCCGTTTCAAAGGGCAGGTCACCCCAGGCGACCAGCTGCGCCTTGAAGTGGAAATGACCCGTCTTAGAGGAAGCATCGGAAAAGGGAAGGCTACTGCTTCCGTTGAGGGCCAGACCGTAGCGGAAATGGAAATGATGTTCGCACTCGGTGATAAACAGGAACAGGATTAA
- the pgsC gene encoding poly-gamma-glutamate biosynthesis protein PgsC — MFGADLYITLVVGIVLSLIYAEKAGALPAGIIVPGYLALIYDQPFFLMSIFLISCVIYFLVVHVFSRFTILYGRRKFAAMLLTGVVLKLAFDFFYPVFPFEIYELRGIGVIVPGLIANSFEKQGVYITVTSTMVLSGLTFIIMTLYYMF, encoded by the coding sequence TTGTTTGGAGCCGACTTATACATCACCCTCGTCGTCGGAATTGTTCTGAGTCTTATTTACGCCGAAAAAGCCGGGGCGCTGCCGGCCGGAATCATCGTACCGGGCTACCTGGCACTCATCTACGACCAGCCGTTTTTCCTCATGTCGATCTTTTTGATCAGCTGTGTGATTTACTTTCTCGTTGTACACGTGTTTTCCCGGTTCACGATTCTTTACGGCCGCCGGAAGTTCGCCGCTATGCTGCTCACAGGGGTTGTCCTGAAGCTGGCGTTCGACTTCTTTTACCCGGTGTTTCCGTTTGAAATTTACGAGCTCAGAGGGATCGGGGTAATCGTTCCGGGGCTTATTGCCAACTCATTTGAAAAACAGGGTGTCTACATTACCGTTACGAGCACGATGGTGCTCAGCGGACTCACGTTTATCATCATGACTCTTTATTACATGTTCTAA
- a CDS encoding flagellar hook-basal body protein, which yields MNQSMINAAVTLGQLQHKMDTTGNNLANMNTAGYSRRDVSFSDLLSQQVHNQPTAAQEAGRMTPNGLRVGSGASVAQTAVRFEQGGLNTTGRELDFALTAPGYFFELASDEDGSRRFTRDGAFYLTPGPGEEAVSLVNQNGEFVLGTDGGPLTIPADFQAIEAGEGGTVSVTLPDGSSLDTGQLQLAEITKPQLLKSAGGNAFTFPDLETLGLAEEDVLGDAAGASVITQGALEQSNVDMAREMNDMLQVQRNYQFHSRAISIGDEMRGLVNNLR from the coding sequence ATGAACCAGTCGATGATTAATGCAGCGGTAACGCTGGGCCAGCTTCAGCACAAGATGGACACAACCGGGAACAATCTGGCAAACATGAATACCGCCGGCTACAGCCGGAGAGACGTAAGCTTTTCGGATCTTCTTTCGCAGCAGGTCCATAATCAGCCCACAGCGGCTCAGGAAGCAGGCCGGATGACCCCTAACGGCCTCCGGGTCGGTTCAGGCGCTTCAGTCGCTCAGACGGCCGTCCGCTTTGAACAGGGCGGCTTGAATACGACCGGCCGTGAGCTTGACTTTGCGCTAACGGCACCGGGTTACTTTTTCGAACTCGCTTCAGATGAAGATGGCAGCCGCCGCTTCACCCGGGACGGGGCTTTTTACCTCACGCCGGGGCCAGGTGAGGAGGCAGTCAGCCTCGTGAATCAGAACGGTGAGTTTGTCCTCGGCACAGACGGCGGACCCCTTACGATTCCGGCTGACTTTCAGGCAATTGAAGCGGGAGAGGGCGGCACGGTGAGTGTGACGCTTCCTGACGGGTCTTCTCTGGACACAGGGCAGCTTCAGCTCGCTGAGATTACCAAACCGCAGCTGCTTAAGTCTGCAGGCGGGAACGCCTTTACGTTTCCGGATCTGGAGACGCTCGGTCTAGCCGAAGAAGATGTGCTGGGCGATGCTGCAGGCGCTTCAGTGATTACCCAGGGGGCTCTTGAGCAGTCAAACGTGGACATGGCCAGAGAGATGAACGATATGCTTCAGGTTCAGCGGAACTACCAGTTCCACAGCCGCGCCATCTCGATCGGCGACGAGATGCGGGGGCTTGTAAACAACCTGCGATAA
- a CDS encoding DNA primase, whose amino-acid sequence MKKKLFLSVVSGALALSVLGACGDAEEDPGMEDDPADDTEMDDGGDDMDDDMDDDGMDDDMDDDGMDDDMDDDMDDDGMDDDMDDDDDGMDD is encoded by the coding sequence ATGAAGAAGAAACTATTTTTATCTGTCGTTTCAGGAGCTTTGGCACTAAGTGTACTTGGAGCATGTGGAGACGCTGAGGAAGATCCGGGCATGGAAGACGATCCGGCAGACGACACTGAAATGGATGATGGCGGCGACGACATGGACGATGACATGGACGACGACGGCATGGATGACGACATGGACGATGACGGCATGGACGACGACATGGATGACGATATGGACGATGACGGCATGGATGACGACATGGACGACGACGATGATGGAATGGACGACTAA
- the mreB gene encoding rod shape-determining protein, which produces MFGRDIGIDLGTANVLIHVKGRGIVLNEPSVVAIDTNTKRVLAVGDEAFRMVGRTPGNIVALRPMKDGVIADFDMTESMLKHFLDKIKMRNFFSKPRILICCPTNITSVEQKAIREAAEKSGGKSIFIEEEPKVAAIGAGMDIYQPSGNMVVDIGGGTTDVAVLSMGDIVTASSIKVAGDRFDQDILNYIKKKYKLLIGERTAEQIKISVGTVAPGGRDEELDIRGRDMVSGLPRTVTITSKEVQQALEESVYHIVQASKTVLEQTPPELSADIIDRGVILTGGGAYLHGVDQLLAEELKVPVVVAEEPMNCVVNGTGVLLKNLDRLARRAAKY; this is translated from the coding sequence ATGTTTGGCAGAGATATTGGAATTGACCTGGGTACTGCAAACGTACTCATTCACGTGAAAGGACGGGGCATCGTCCTGAATGAACCATCAGTCGTCGCCATCGACACGAATACAAAAAGGGTGCTTGCGGTAGGGGACGAAGCCTTCCGTATGGTCGGACGGACACCGGGCAATATCGTAGCGCTCCGTCCGATGAAAGACGGCGTCATCGCCGATTTTGATATGACCGAGTCCATGCTTAAGCACTTTCTCGATAAAATTAAAATGCGCAACTTTTTTTCCAAGCCGCGAATCCTGATCTGCTGCCCGACAAACATTACGTCCGTGGAGCAGAAAGCGATCCGTGAAGCAGCCGAAAAAAGCGGCGGCAAATCGATCTTCATTGAGGAAGAACCCAAAGTCGCGGCCATAGGAGCCGGTATGGACATCTATCAGCCGAGCGGAAACATGGTCGTCGATATCGGTGGCGGCACCACCGACGTCGCCGTCCTTTCCATGGGCGACATCGTCACGGCCTCTTCGATCAAAGTGGCAGGAGACCGTTTTGACCAGGATATTCTCAATTACATTAAAAAGAAGTACAAGCTCCTCATCGGCGAACGGACAGCCGAGCAGATCAAAATCAGCGTGGGTACCGTCGCACCAGGCGGACGTGACGAAGAACTCGACATTCGCGGCCGTGACATGGTCAGCGGCCTGCCGCGCACCGTCACCATCACCTCAAAAGAAGTTCAGCAGGCACTCGAGGAATCGGTGTACCACATCGTCCAGGCGTCCAAAACCGTTCTTGAACAGACACCGCCTGAGCTGTCCGCAGACATCATCGACCGCGGCGTCATCCTCACCGGCGGAGGCGCGTACCTCCACGGCGTTGATCAGCTCCTGGCCGAAGAACTGAAAGTACCGGTCGTCGTAGCCGAAGAACCAATGAACTGCGTCGTCAATGGCACAGGCGTCCTGCTCAAAAACCTCGACCGCCTTGCGCGGCGCGCAGCAAAATACTAA